Proteins from a genomic interval of Streptomyces sp. Tu6071:
- a CDS encoding MFS transporter, giving the protein MAMRRIQVGSALSAFGIGFTVPFLYVYVAQTRDLGAGAAGLVLAVFAVAALVVLPFVGRAIDRRGPLPVLVVASLLSAAGAMALGFSTSEVAALASAALLGAGTAVMAPALATMVVWCSTPQTRTRSFATQFFLQNLGLGIGGLAGGQLVDEHDPSSFVLLFSIEAAMFLVLAAIAASTRLPHAGSISEAVPAGDGGKRGMRSLLKDRAMVQLSVLGFVIFFACYGQFDSGLAAYGVDAAGVSASTLGVALAANTAVIVVAQFAVLRLVERRRRSRVIALVGLIWAFAWAVAGFAGLGHGSQAMATAAFISTYGLFGLGESMLSPTVAPLVADLAPEGMVGQYNSAFALVKQLALALGPAIGGPMAASLHTPYILTFLVFSLVITVLALRIGPRLTAAQDQPYGAKSRVVAMGAAAEGGLIPAAEEAPLPLDARESSTTGENPAPAGI; this is encoded by the coding sequence ATGGCCATGCGCAGGATTCAGGTGGGCAGCGCGCTCAGCGCGTTCGGCATCGGGTTCACGGTTCCGTTCCTCTACGTCTACGTGGCGCAGACACGGGATCTCGGTGCCGGGGCGGCGGGGCTCGTGCTCGCCGTGTTCGCCGTGGCCGCGTTGGTCGTGCTTCCGTTCGTGGGACGGGCCATCGACCGGCGCGGACCGCTCCCCGTACTCGTCGTCGCCTCGCTGCTCTCGGCCGCGGGCGCGATGGCGCTCGGCTTCTCGACGAGCGAGGTCGCCGCGCTCGCCTCGGCGGCGCTGCTCGGGGCCGGTACGGCGGTGATGGCCCCGGCCCTCGCGACGATGGTCGTGTGGTGCTCGACGCCGCAGACCAGGACGCGCTCCTTCGCGACGCAGTTCTTCCTCCAGAACCTGGGCCTCGGCATAGGCGGGCTCGCCGGCGGCCAGCTCGTCGACGAGCACGACCCGTCGAGCTTCGTCCTGCTCTTCTCGATCGAGGCGGCCATGTTCCTCGTGCTCGCCGCGATCGCCGCGAGCACACGCCTGCCCCACGCGGGGAGCATCAGCGAGGCCGTCCCCGCGGGCGACGGCGGAAAGCGCGGCATGCGGTCGCTGCTCAAGGACCGGGCCATGGTGCAGCTGTCCGTCCTCGGCTTCGTGATCTTCTTCGCCTGCTACGGACAGTTCGACTCGGGGCTCGCCGCGTACGGCGTGGACGCGGCCGGTGTCTCGGCCTCGACACTCGGTGTGGCACTCGCGGCGAACACCGCAGTGATCGTCGTGGCGCAGTTCGCCGTGCTGAGGCTCGTGGAGCGGCGGCGGCGCAGCCGTGTCATCGCGCTCGTGGGGCTCATCTGGGCCTTCGCCTGGGCCGTGGCGGGCTTCGCCGGGCTGGGCCACGGCAGCCAGGCCATGGCGACCGCCGCGTTCATCTCCACGTACGGGCTCTTCGGGCTCGGCGAGTCGATGCTCTCGCCCACCGTGGCGCCACTCGTCGCCGATCTCGCGCCCGAAGGCATGGTCGGTCAGTACAACTCGGCGTTCGCCCTGGTCAAACAGCTCGCGCTGGCCCTGGGCCCGGCGATCGGGGGCCCGATGGCGGCCTCGCTGCACACCCCGTACATCCTGACCTTCCTGGTGTTCTCGCTGGTCATCACGGTGCTCGCGCTGCGGATCGGGCCCCGGCTCACGGCGGCGCAGGACCAGCCGTACGGGGCGAAGTCGCGGGTCGTCGCGATGGGTGCGGCGGCCGAGGGCGGGCTGATACCCGCCGCCGAGGAGGCGCCGCTGCCGCTCGACGCGCGCGAGTCCAGCACGACGGGCGAGAACCCGGCGCCGGCCGGGATCTGA
- a CDS encoding GNAT family N-acetyltransferase: protein MNVIRVVGADDWPQAKELRLAALRDPVAHLAFLDTYENALGKPDVLWKEQAANSEAGVSSRQFAAVAPDGSWMGSVAGIVEEAGARDHFGLPIEERQAQLVGVYVRPEHRGGGRVLGPLVAAVREWAAAVGAGRLRLFVHAENGRAAAAYEKLGFVPTGHRVPDQTGTGEELEYVWEGPLARTAPAANADG from the coding sequence ATGAACGTCATACGCGTAGTGGGTGCCGACGACTGGCCGCAGGCGAAAGAGCTGCGGCTCGCCGCGCTGCGGGACCCCGTGGCCCACCTCGCCTTCCTGGACACGTACGAGAACGCTCTCGGGAAGCCGGACGTGCTCTGGAAGGAGCAGGCCGCGAACTCCGAGGCCGGGGTGAGCAGTCGGCAGTTCGCAGCTGTCGCGCCGGACGGGAGCTGGATGGGGTCGGTGGCCGGCATCGTCGAGGAGGCCGGGGCGCGGGATCACTTCGGGCTGCCCATCGAGGAGCGGCAGGCGCAGCTCGTCGGGGTGTACGTACGGCCCGAACACCGTGGTGGCGGGCGGGTACTGGGGCCGCTCGTCGCGGCCGTGCGCGAATGGGCCGCGGCGGTCGGGGCCGGGCGGTTGCGGCTCTTCGTGCACGCCGAGAACGGGCGGGCGGCGGCAGCGTACGAGAAACTCGGCTTCGTGCCCACCGGGCACCGGGTGCCGGACCAGACGGGGACGGGCGAGGAGCTGGAGTACGTGTGGGAGGGGCCCTTGGCCCGTACCGCCCCTGCCGCGAACGCCGACGGGTGA
- a CDS encoding TetR/AcrR family transcriptional regulator, with protein sequence MEIRDAQWPAARITPGAVTAGSAAGFRGGPPAPRGVRAASRTAPLRVDAQRNLEHVLRAAREVFGELGYGAPMEDVARRARVGVGTVYRRFPSKDVLVRRIAEEETARLTEQARSALGQEEEPWSALSRFLRMSVASGAGRLLPPQVLRVVPASGAGIGAGAGPGGASGAGAGAVADAQRVPAQRGAFGDGPGTTAVAEDSGAAVLLDVVGRLVERARKAGELREDVTVSDILLVIATAAPALPDPEQQAAASTRLLDILLEGLRSRPLE encoded by the coding sequence ATGGAGATACGGGATGCGCAATGGCCGGCGGCACGGATCACTCCGGGGGCGGTGACGGCGGGATCGGCGGCGGGCTTCCGGGGCGGGCCCCCGGCGCCGCGCGGGGTGCGGGCGGCCTCGCGGACGGCCCCGTTGCGCGTGGACGCGCAGCGGAATCTGGAGCACGTGCTGCGCGCGGCGCGTGAGGTGTTCGGCGAGTTGGGGTACGGCGCGCCGATGGAGGACGTGGCGCGGCGCGCGCGGGTGGGCGTCGGGACCGTGTACCGGCGTTTCCCCAGCAAGGACGTGCTGGTGCGGCGGATCGCCGAGGAGGAGACGGCGCGGCTCACGGAGCAGGCGCGCTCGGCACTCGGCCAGGAGGAGGAGCCCTGGTCCGCGCTCTCGCGGTTCCTGCGCATGTCGGTGGCCTCGGGCGCGGGGCGGTTGCTGCCGCCGCAGGTGCTGCGGGTCGTTCCGGCGAGCGGTGCGGGGATCGGGGCGGGTGCGGGGCCGGGCGGTGCTTCGGGGGCGGGTGCCGGTGCTGTTGCCGACGCGCAGCGGGTGCCGGCGCAGCGCGGGGCGTTCGGGGACGGGCCGGGGACGACGGCCGTCGCCGAGGACTCCGGGGCGGCAGTCCTGCTCGACGTCGTGGGACGCCTCGTCGAACGGGCGCGCAAGGCGGGCGAGTTGCGTGAGGACGTGACGGTCTCGGACATCCTTCTCGTGATCGCCACGGCGGCGCCCGCGCTGCCCGACCCGGAGCAGCAGGCAGCCGCGTCGACGCGGTTGCTCGACATCCTGCTCGAAGGGCTGCGGAGCCGGCCGCTGGAGTAA
- a CDS encoding MarR family winged helix-turn-helix transcriptional regulator, whose amino-acid sequence MGDTTGPPEPTLEEQIAAYQREYSDLDPQVEQIVSALGRLNRRMNVAYGRQSAQLNMSNADWEVVKALVLSGPPYQLGPGDLAKRLGLTPAAMTHRIDRMVAEGLVTRDRDEQNRVRVIVELTDEGRQKWLRSMSLASAFEEDLLQDLTPGERSILGGMLTRLLRRVEETQPDAGGRLSDLD is encoded by the coding sequence ATGGGCGATACGACCGGCCCCCCTGAGCCGACACTCGAAGAGCAGATCGCCGCGTACCAGCGCGAATACAGCGATCTCGACCCGCAGGTGGAGCAGATCGTCTCCGCGCTCGGGCGCCTCAACCGCCGCATGAACGTCGCCTACGGTCGGCAGAGCGCGCAGCTGAACATGAGCAACGCGGACTGGGAGGTCGTGAAGGCCCTCGTCCTGTCGGGGCCCCCGTACCAGCTCGGTCCGGGCGACCTCGCGAAGCGGCTCGGTCTCACGCCGGCGGCGATGACCCACCGCATCGACCGGATGGTCGCGGAGGGCCTGGTCACCCGGGACCGGGACGAGCAGAACCGGGTGCGGGTCATCGTCGAGCTGACCGACGAGGGCCGGCAGAAGTGGCTCCGCTCCATGAGCCTCGCGTCCGCCTTCGAGGAGGACCTGCTCCAGGACCTCACGCCCGGAGAGCGGAGCATCCTCGGCGGGATGCTGACCCGTCTCCTGCGCAGGGTCGAGGAGACCCAGCCGGACGCGGGCGGCCGGCTCAGCGATCTCGACTGA
- a CDS encoding ATP-binding SpoIIE family protein phosphatase, with protein sequence MNFTRWSARLPGTQRRAAARTDRGAVPAARAREHGESPADSAPEPAPPAPTVDRLPARELLEHAPALTALLHGPDHRLLHVNEAYRTAFGTPPDEATGTPAQGALPELAALGLLPLLDQVHRSGRPRTVKSRKAPDGRSYTFTCAPVSVPPAAPDGPADTAILLFATDVTDHAEAAERLRASERSQRETAVTLQRSLLPQELEQPDDLRIAATYQPGGTEAAVGGDWYDVITLGGGRTALVIGDVMGRGVRAAAVMGQLRTAVRAYARLDLPPHEVLQLLDGLAAEIDATQIATCVYAVHDPNEGRLVYASAGHLPILVRDENGVIHRAEEPTGPPLGTGGWLHASGSVPLTPGSTAVLYTDGLVERRDQDIDQGVSALADALAGASGSPQVICDRLLRALGVTATHDDDVAVLVVEHPARDSSDADLFRNATLELLGGVEATPRARAFATGVLSSWRCPPDLHDMGVLAASELVANSLQHGAPPMRLRLRRTDRRLIVEVTDGDDHLPRRRRAEPADEAGRGIAIVAHVSSAWGCRRIPGGGKAVWCEFALPAKRTPHGS encoded by the coding sequence GTGAACTTCACGCGCTGGAGCGCCCGGCTTCCCGGCACGCAGCGTCGCGCCGCCGCACGGACCGACCGGGGCGCCGTCCCCGCGGCCCGCGCGCGGGAGCACGGCGAAAGCCCGGCGGACAGCGCCCCGGAACCGGCACCCCCGGCCCCCACCGTCGACCGGCTGCCCGCCCGCGAACTCCTGGAGCACGCCCCGGCGCTCACCGCCCTCCTCCACGGCCCGGACCACCGCCTCCTCCACGTCAACGAGGCGTACCGCACCGCCTTCGGCACACCACCGGACGAGGCCACCGGCACCCCGGCGCAGGGAGCCCTCCCCGAACTGGCGGCACTCGGGCTGCTCCCGCTGCTCGACCAGGTCCACCGCTCGGGCCGCCCCCGCACGGTCAAGTCCCGCAAGGCACCGGACGGCCGCAGCTACACCTTCACCTGCGCGCCGGTCTCCGTACCGCCCGCGGCCCCGGACGGACCCGCGGACACCGCGATCCTCCTCTTCGCCACCGACGTCACCGACCACGCCGAAGCCGCCGAACGCCTCCGCGCCAGCGAACGGAGCCAGCGCGAGACCGCCGTCACGCTCCAGCGCTCCCTGCTCCCGCAGGAACTCGAACAGCCCGACGACCTGCGCATCGCCGCCACCTACCAGCCCGGCGGCACCGAAGCGGCGGTCGGCGGCGACTGGTACGACGTGATCACCCTCGGCGGCGGACGCACCGCCCTCGTCATCGGCGACGTCATGGGCCGCGGCGTCCGCGCTGCCGCCGTCATGGGACAGCTCCGCACTGCCGTCCGCGCCTACGCCCGCCTCGACCTGCCCCCGCACGAGGTCCTGCAACTCCTCGACGGACTCGCCGCCGAGATCGACGCGACCCAGATCGCCACCTGCGTCTACGCCGTCCACGACCCCAACGAGGGCCGCCTCGTCTACGCCTCCGCCGGACACCTGCCGATCCTCGTCCGCGACGAGAACGGCGTCATCCACCGCGCCGAGGAACCCACCGGACCCCCGCTCGGCACCGGCGGCTGGCTGCACGCCTCCGGCTCCGTCCCCCTCACCCCCGGTTCCACCGCGGTGCTCTACACCGACGGCCTCGTCGAACGCCGCGACCAGGACATCGACCAGGGCGTCTCCGCCCTCGCCGACGCCCTCGCCGGGGCGAGCGGCAGCCCCCAAGTCATCTGCGACCGCCTCCTGCGCGCCCTCGGCGTCACCGCCACACACGACGACGACGTCGCGGTCCTCGTCGTCGAGCACCCGGCCCGCGACAGCTCCGACGCCGACCTCTTCCGCAACGCGACCCTCGAACTCCTCGGCGGCGTCGAGGCCACTCCCCGCGCCCGCGCCTTCGCCACGGGCGTCCTCAGCAGCTGGCGGTGCCCGCCCGACCTGCACGACATGGGGGTCCTCGCCGCGAGCGAACTCGTCGCGAACTCTCTCCAGCACGGCGCCCCGCCGATGCGCCTTCGTCTGCGCCGCACCGACCGCCGCCTCATCGTCGAGGTCACCGACGGCGACGACCACCTCCCGCGCCGCCGCCGCGCCGAGCCCGCCGACGAGGCCGGCCGCGGCATCGCGATCGTCGCCCACGTCTCCTCGGCCTGGGGCTGCCGCCGCATCCCCGGCGGCGGCAAGGCCGTCTGGTGCGAGTTCGCCCTCCCGGCGAAGCGCACGCCCCACGGTTCCTGA
- a CDS encoding NAD(P)/FAD-dependent oxidoreductase translates to MRILVIGGGHAGTYTALRLERLLRAAGAPRAEVRLVTPEPYLTYRPLLAAAAAGTLSPRHVLVPLRRVLRTTRLLLGEAVSLDLATRTAYVRTPAGPEAAPVPYDALVLTPGTTPAPAPPHALALHSLADALALRSHVLAQLDLASSTRDPAVREAALCFVFLGGGCAGVDALTALRAMAERALTQYPGLHRDDLRWVLAEPGERLLPEAPADAGTYASRALRRGGAEIRLGAAPRTYRPGLLVLDDGDSLATRTLVHTPSAVRAPGAPPHPLLTTPALPLTPDGRLRCTRDLAVSGTPHTWAAGDSAAVPDPGTPGATCAPHAGHAHGQAHVLADNLLATLRGEPTRPYDVKNEGLYVALGPHDGLARLHDRTLTGRPGALLLRAHHLSRLPTARRKGRVLTEWAFAALFPREPVALGTPGTEPGEPP, encoded by the coding sequence GTGCGCATTCTCGTGATCGGCGGCGGTCACGCCGGTACGTACACCGCGCTGCGCCTGGAGCGCCTGCTGCGCGCCGCCGGGGCGCCCCGCGCGGAGGTCCGGCTCGTCACCCCGGAGCCCTACCTGACCTACCGCCCCCTGCTCGCCGCCGCCGCGGCCGGCACCCTCTCCCCGCGCCACGTCCTCGTCCCGCTCCGCCGCGTCCTGCGCACGACCCGGCTCCTCCTCGGCGAGGCCGTGTCCCTCGACCTCGCCACCCGCACGGCATACGTACGCACCCCTGCCGGACCCGAGGCGGCCCCCGTCCCGTACGACGCCCTCGTCCTCACCCCGGGCACCACCCCCGCGCCCGCGCCGCCCCACGCGCTCGCGCTCCACAGCCTCGCCGACGCGCTCGCGCTGCGCTCCCACGTCCTCGCCCAGCTCGACCTCGCCTCGTCGACCCGCGATCCCGCCGTCCGCGAGGCCGCGCTCTGCTTCGTCTTCCTCGGCGGCGGGTGCGCGGGCGTCGACGCGCTCACCGCCCTGCGCGCCATGGCCGAACGCGCCCTCACGCAGTACCCGGGCCTGCACCGCGACGACCTGCGCTGGGTCCTCGCCGAACCAGGCGAACGCCTGCTGCCCGAGGCCCCGGCGGATGCAGGTACGTACGCGTCGCGCGCCCTGCGCCGCGGCGGCGCCGAGATCCGGCTGGGCGCCGCGCCGCGCACGTACCGCCCCGGCCTTCTCGTCCTCGATGACGGCGACTCGCTCGCCACCCGCACCCTCGTCCACACCCCGAGCGCCGTCCGCGCCCCCGGCGCACCACCCCATCCCCTCCTCACCACCCCCGCGCTCCCACTCACCCCCGACGGCCGCCTGCGCTGCACGCGCGACCTCGCCGTCTCCGGCACCCCGCACACCTGGGCCGCCGGGGATTCCGCCGCCGTCCCCGACCCCGGAACGCCGGGCGCCACCTGCGCCCCGCACGCCGGACACGCCCACGGCCAGGCCCACGTCCTCGCCGACAACCTCCTCGCCACCCTGCGCGGCGAGCCGACACGCCCGTACGACGTGAAGAACGAGGGCCTGTACGTGGCACTCGGGCCGCACGACGGCCTCGCCCGCCTCCACGACCGCACGCTCACCGGACGCCCCGGCGCACTCCTGCTGCGCGCCCACCACCTCAGCCGGCTGCCCACCGCCCGGCGCAAGGGACGCGTCCTCACCGAATGGGCCTTCGCCGCGCTCTTCCCGCGCGAACCCGTCGCCCTCGGAACCCCGGGGACCGAGCCGGGCGAACCGCCCTGA
- a CDS encoding ATP-binding protein, whose product MKDPLTLLTDAFAAFLFGKVETTRLPVRTSTGQAQAVYLPTAAPGLGDSGVIIGREVYSGKGYIYDPFQLYGQQLPAPHWLVLGESGNGKSALEKTYVMRQLRFRDRQVVVLDAQGEDGVGEWNLIASQLGITPIRLDPTAALDMGIRLNPLDPAITTTGQLALLRTIIEVAMGHGLDERSGFALKVAHSYVNETVTGRQPVLTDIVEQLRHPEPESAEAMNVALEDVRAWGLDVALVLDRLVDGDLRGMFDGPTTVGIDLDAPLIVFDLSHIDRNSIAMPILMAIVGVWLEHTWIRPDRKKRIFLVEEAWHIINSPFVAQLFQRLLKFGRRLGLSFVAVVHHLSDVVDGAAAKEAAAILKMASTRTIYAQKADEARATGTVLGLPRWAQEIIPTLTPGIAVWDVNGNVQVVKHLITEAERPLVFTDRAMTESSEPYPEELLAAERETAERAALMEQRHSGVA is encoded by the coding sequence ATGAAGGACCCGCTGACCCTCCTCACCGACGCCTTCGCCGCATTCCTCTTCGGAAAGGTCGAGACCACCCGTCTCCCGGTCCGCACCTCGACAGGGCAGGCCCAGGCCGTCTACCTCCCCACCGCCGCCCCGGGTCTCGGCGACTCCGGCGTCATCATCGGCCGCGAGGTCTACAGCGGGAAGGGCTACATCTACGACCCCTTCCAGCTCTACGGTCAGCAGCTCCCCGCCCCCCACTGGCTCGTCCTCGGCGAGTCCGGCAACGGCAAATCGGCGCTGGAGAAGACGTACGTGATGCGCCAGCTGCGCTTCCGCGACCGCCAGGTCGTCGTCCTCGACGCACAGGGCGAGGACGGCGTCGGCGAGTGGAACCTCATCGCCTCGCAGCTCGGCATAACCCCCATCCGCCTGGACCCGACCGCGGCCCTGGACATGGGCATCCGCCTCAACCCGCTCGACCCCGCGATCACCACGACGGGACAGCTCGCCCTGCTCCGTACGATCATCGAGGTCGCGATGGGCCACGGCCTCGACGAGCGCTCCGGCTTCGCGCTCAAGGTCGCGCACTCCTACGTCAACGAGACCGTCACCGGCCGCCAGCCCGTCCTCACCGACATCGTCGAACAGCTCCGCCACCCCGAGCCGGAGTCCGCCGAGGCGATGAACGTCGCCCTGGAGGACGTCCGCGCCTGGGGACTCGACGTCGCACTCGTCCTCGACCGCCTCGTCGACGGCGACCTGCGCGGCATGTTCGACGGCCCCACGACGGTCGGCATCGACCTCGACGCGCCCCTCATCGTCTTCGACCTCTCGCACATCGACCGCAACTCCATCGCCATGCCGATCCTCATGGCGATCGTCGGCGTCTGGCTCGAACACACCTGGATCAGGCCCGACCGCAAGAAGCGCATCTTCCTCGTCGAAGAGGCATGGCACATCATCAACAGCCCCTTCGTCGCCCAGCTCTTCCAGCGCCTCCTGAAGTTCGGCCGCCGCCTCGGCCTCTCCTTCGTCGCCGTCGTCCACCACCTCTCCGACGTCGTCGACGGCGCCGCGGCGAAGGAAGCCGCCGCGATCCTCAAGATGGCCTCGACGCGCACGATCTACGCGCAGAAGGCCGACGAGGCCCGCGCCACCGGCACCGTCCTCGGCCTGCCCCGCTGGGCCCAGGAGATCATCCCCACGCTGACCCCGGGCATCGCCGTGTGGGACGTCAACGGCAACGTCCAGGTCGTCAAACACCTCATCACCGAGGCCGAACGCCCCCTCGTCTTCACCGACCGCGCCATGACCGAGTCCTCCGAGCCCTACCCCGAGGAACTCCTCGCCGCCGAACGCGAGACCGCCGAACGCGCGGCACTCATGGAACAGCGCCACTCCGGGGTCGCCTGA
- a CDS encoding type VI secretion protein, with translation MSPRKDATPGRPGGVPDGVLLGVLVLALGITLLLWLASGLAALFSHGAWPAAVSLRNTPLALRSLLTDPKDLHAAWPDAPASALSGYGLFWGLFFGLAMVLVVLVLFVLSAFARRRALRAARKNPPPPEAAPESALLPGEESVRIREEALRRREAALRREEEELTRREEEALSRREKALETRREALDLTKEEPPSPPAELAAPAVPAPRRPPLLLADAPARLAEAIEAVREAAGPVLVVTSQPALWRETKDARAKLGPVLVHDPLLRCDTPDRLHWSPSAGCVDPKTAAVRARALLAPVRPASRLDAATADTAETLLRCFLHAADTDGRPVSHVHRWAQGTRVHEAVRILRTHPTASPGAAGELEAALTAYPERRDMAQELTARALSGLTEVHLRESCTPHRTDTARLDSFLAEEGTLYLVGVSVEDPKAHPGAMPFTTALASDVVEHGRREAAGSPAGRLDPPLTLVLEDVAAVAPFPELPALLTTGPAAGLHPLALLRSREQARTRWPDTDLVG, from the coding sequence ATGAGCCCCCGCAAGGACGCGACACCGGGCCGCCCCGGCGGTGTCCCCGACGGGGTGCTCCTCGGCGTCCTCGTCCTGGCCCTCGGCATCACGCTGCTGCTGTGGCTCGCGAGCGGCCTCGCCGCCCTCTTCTCGCACGGCGCCTGGCCCGCGGCGGTCAGCCTCCGCAACACGCCGCTCGCCCTGCGCTCCCTGCTGACGGACCCGAAGGATCTCCACGCCGCCTGGCCCGACGCCCCCGCGTCGGCGCTCTCCGGCTACGGCCTCTTCTGGGGCCTCTTCTTCGGCCTCGCGATGGTCCTCGTCGTCCTCGTCCTCTTCGTTCTCTCCGCCTTCGCCCGCCGCCGCGCCCTCCGCGCCGCCCGCAAGAATCCGCCCCCGCCGGAGGCCGCCCCCGAGTCGGCGCTCCTCCCCGGGGAGGAGTCCGTGCGCATACGGGAGGAGGCCCTGCGCCGCCGCGAGGCAGCCCTCCGCCGCGAGGAGGAGGAACTCACCCGCCGCGAGGAGGAAGCCCTCAGTCGCCGCGAGAAGGCCCTCGAAACCCGTCGCGAGGCCCTCGACCTCACGAAGGAGGAGCCCCCGTCACCCCCCGCCGAGCTGGCGGCCCCCGCGGTCCCCGCGCCGCGCCGCCCCCCGCTCCTCCTCGCCGACGCCCCGGCCCGTCTGGCCGAGGCGATCGAGGCGGTACGGGAGGCGGCGGGCCCCGTCCTCGTCGTCACCTCCCAGCCCGCGCTGTGGCGGGAGACGAAGGACGCCCGCGCCAAGCTCGGCCCCGTACTCGTCCACGACCCGCTGCTGCGCTGCGACACACCCGACCGACTCCACTGGTCCCCGTCCGCCGGCTGCGTCGACCCGAAGACCGCTGCGGTACGGGCCAGAGCGCTCCTCGCCCCGGTCCGCCCCGCCTCCCGGCTCGACGCGGCGACGGCCGACACGGCCGAGACCCTCCTGCGCTGCTTCCTGCACGCCGCCGACACGGACGGCCGCCCGGTCTCCCACGTCCACCGCTGGGCCCAGGGCACCCGCGTCCACGAGGCGGTCCGCATCCTCCGCACGCACCCCACCGCGTCGCCCGGTGCCGCGGGCGAGCTGGAGGCCGCGCTCACCGCGTACCCGGAACGCCGCGACATGGCCCAGGAACTGACGGCTCGGGCCCTCTCCGGTCTCACCGAGGTCCACCTGCGCGAGTCCTGCACCCCGCACCGCACCGACACGGCCCGGCTGGATTCCTTCCTCGCCGAAGAGGGAACGCTCTACCTCGTGGGCGTCTCCGTCGAGGACCCCAAGGCGCACCCCGGTGCCATGCCTTTCACGACGGCGCTCGCCTCCGACGTGGTCGAGCACGGCCGCCGCGAGGCCGCAGGGTCTCCCGCCGGTCGGCTCGACCCACCACTGACCCTCGTCCTGGAGGACGTCGCCGCGGTCGCCCCGTTCCCCGAGCTACCGGCCCTCCTCACGACGGGCCCCGCCGCAGGACTGCACCCCCTGGCCCTCCTGCGCTCCCGGGAACAGGCCCGCACAAGGTGGCCGGACACCGACCTCGTAGGCTGA